In Malus sylvestris chromosome 15, drMalSylv7.2, whole genome shotgun sequence, a single genomic region encodes these proteins:
- the LOC126602211 gene encoding uncharacterized protein LOC126602211 isoform X1, which yields MMSARLGDDGEESGKVLRLEGTFAKHCPFSTLITSQILPLLNTCPAKLPMPKPPTKWETFAQTKGIFLERWLCEMLRTYKFVSCSKSECITLEKLRSKLPIYTNFDFQKSLFFLLN from the exons ATGATGAGTGCAAGGTTGGGAGATGATGGTGAGGAAAGTGGGAAAGTATTGAGGTTGGAAGGGACCTTCGCCAAG CACTGCCCATTTTCCACCCTAATCACATCTCAAATTCTTCCACTTTTGAACACATGTCCGGCGAAG CTGCCAATGCCAAAACCTCCAACAAAATGGGAAACTTTTGCCCAAACAAAAG GGATTTTCCTTGAGAGATGGTTGTGTGAGATGTTGAGAACATATAAATTTGTGAGCTGTTCCAAGTCTGAATGTATCACTCTGGAGAAACTTAGGAGTAAGTTACCAATCTATACCAATTTTGATTTTCAAAAATCCCTATTTTTCTTACTAAACTGA
- the LOC126602211 gene encoding uncharacterized protein LOC126602211 isoform X2 produces MMSARLGDDGEESGKVLRLEGTFAKHCPFSTLITSQILPLLNTCPAKLPMPKPPTKWETFAQTKGIFLERWLCEMLRTYKFVSCSKSECITLEKLRSHAIQKVV; encoded by the exons ATGATGAGTGCAAGGTTGGGAGATGATGGTGAGGAAAGTGGGAAAGTATTGAGGTTGGAAGGGACCTTCGCCAAG CACTGCCCATTTTCCACCCTAATCACATCTCAAATTCTTCCACTTTTGAACACATGTCCGGCGAAG CTGCCAATGCCAAAACCTCCAACAAAATGGGAAACTTTTGCCCAAACAAAAG GGATTTTCCTTGAGAGATGGTTGTGTGAGATGTTGAGAACATATAAATTTGTGAGCTGTTCCAAGTCTGAATGTATCACTCTGGAGAAACTTAGGA GTCATGCTATTCAGAAAGTTGTTTGA